The Bos javanicus breed banteng chromosome 18, ARS-OSU_banteng_1.0, whole genome shotgun sequence genome has a segment encoding these proteins:
- the LOC133229848 gene encoding metallothionein-4 has product MDSGECTCMSGGTCACGDNCKCTACSCKTCRKSCCPCCPPGCAKCARGCICKGASDKCSCCP; this is encoded by the exons ATGGACTCCGGGGAATGTACCTGCATGTCTG GAGGAACCTGCGCCTGCGGAGACAACTGCAAATGCACAGCTTGCAGCTGTAAAACGTGTCGAAAAA GCTGCTGTCCTTGCTGCCCCCCGGGCTGTGCCAAGTGTGCCCGGGGCTGCATCTGCAAAGGGGCATCAGACAAATGCAGCTGCTGCCCCTGA